GCCCGAGCGATCGACGGCGACGTGGCCGAAGCGCTCGCCGGGCGCCTTCTGGGCGGCGACCCGGCCGTCCCTGCGGCTTCGCTGCTAAGCCTCGACTGAGGCGTCCGCGCGCGCGGCGATCAGCAGGCAGAGCGCCGATGCGATCGCGGCGGGAACGCAGATGCCGGCAAACGCACTCGCCAGCATCGCCTCGCCCCCCAGCGCGCGGCTGAGCAGCGCGACGATAGCGGGCGCGCCCGCGGCGCCGAACACCGCAGCGGCAAAGGTGTTGACGCCCAGCGCCAGCCCGCGGATCTCGTTGGGGATCACCATCGTCACCGCGATCACGCCGATCGTCGCCACCACCGCCCCGGCAAAGATGTGGAGCGCGAGCAGCGCGCCGAAGCCCGTCAGCGGCCCGACCAGCGGAAACAGCGATGCCGGCGCGACCGCCAGCGCCATCACTGCCGCGGGGATCAGCACCCCGCCCCGGCCGCTCCGCCGTCTCCCGAGCTCCGCCAGCCAGCCGCCGGCCAGCGCCCCGGCGATGCCGCCCGCCAGCAGGATCGCACCCAGCCAGCCGGCAAACGCGCCGGGCGTCAGGCCGCGGCGAATGAGCAGCGGGCTCGACCAGATCGACGCGGCCTGGATCGTCACCTGCGCGAACAAGAGGCCGAGCAGCAGCGGCACGAGGAACCGGCGATACGCCCAGAGCTCGCCCGCCGCAGCGCGCAGGTCGGGCGCCAGTTCGCGCCGCTCCTGGCGCGCGGGCTCACGCACCAGCGCCAGCAGCGCGAGCAGGATCGCGCCGATCACCGCGGCGGCGAAATAGAGGACGCGCCACGGCGCCGTGGCGATCTCCCCCGCCGCCGCCATCCGCGTCAGCATGTCGAAGGCGAGCCCGCCCGCGAGCACGCCGCACCCCTGCCCCAGCGCCTGGCCGACGACGAGCAGGCTGGTCGACACCGACCGCCGCTCCGGCGGGTAAAGGTCCGCCGCCATCGAGAAGGCCGCGGGCACGACGAGCGCGGCGACGAGGCCGAGCAGCATCCTGCCGACGATCAGCATCGGAAAGTCGCGCGCCGCGCCGATGGCGACCAGCGCGGCGGCCCAGGCGACGAGCCCGAAGCCGAGCAGCCGCCGCCGCGAACTGCGGTCGATCAGCCGCCCAGCAGGCAGCGACGCGAAGCCGAGCGCGAGGCCATAGGCGGTGCCCTGAAGCAACGCGACCTGAAGATCGCTGAGGCCCAGGTCGCGCTTCATCGGCTCCGACAGGAGCGCGGTCAGCGTGATGTCGGTGGTGAGAACGAAGCCGAGGAGCGAGAGGAACAGGATGCCGCCGAGTGCGCGCCCGGGGCTGGGATAGCCCGCCGTCGTCATCCCGCCGCCCGAGCGAAACGCAGGCGGTGGGTGCGGCCGGTGGTGACGCGCAGCCCCTTGCCATCGACCTCGACCAGCAGCGCGAGCGACAGCGTGCCCGCCGCGCGGGCCTCCCACAGATCCGAGCCGATCGCGCGAAGACGGTAGTCCATCGCGCCCAGCGGTCCGGCGAGGCGCAGCGTGGCGTCCTCTTCACTGCGCTCGACGCTGACGCTCATCTCGGCCGATGCGTTGACGAAGCGGCCCGTGATTGCGGCCCAGTCGGGCTCGGCGGGCGCGTCGACCCGCACCAATCGCTCGCTCGCGCCATATTCGGCGAGCGTCAGCGCGCCGCCGCCTGACTCGGGCGTCACGCGCATGTCGGTAGGGACCAACGGCACGCTTAGTCGCCCGTCGGCATCGCGGCGCGCGGGGAGCGTCATGCCGTCGATGCGGATCGCCTGTTTGTCGTCCACCGCCTCCAGCGCGATCCGCCGGCCGCTTTCCCGCGAATAATAGATGCCGGTGACGACCTCGGCCGGATGGTCGGCCTCGACCGGGGGCAGGTCGGGGATGCAGCGGTCGATGATGTCGTCGACGAGGCGGTGAAGGTCGAGCCCGCCGATCCCGTTGCTCATGACGATGATGTCGAGCTCGTGATCAAGCACCTTCATCATCTGGCACGATCCACCCACCACCGCGCCGGCATGGTGCAGCGTCGTCAGCCCGCGCCGCGTGTCGGTCGTCAGCGCGAGGCCATAGCCATGCGTCGTGACGGGCGTCCGCATCGTCGCCCAGGTCTCGGCCGAACCGACGCGCGGCGCGCTCATGTGCGCCAGCCAGCGGAGCATGTCGTCGACGGTCGAGACGATGCCCCCCTCGCCGCCGATCGGCACGCCGAACACGCCGCGCCGCCACCCGCCGCCGGGCACGGGAACGTGGAGCGTGGCGCTGTTGGGGACGAGATCGGTGTCGAGTGCGCGCAGCAGCGTGTCGTTCATGCCGATCGGCGCGAAGATGCGCTCGCGCAGCAGGTCGGCGAACGCCGTGCCGCTCACCCGCGCGGCGATCTCCGCGAGCAGGACATAGCCGCCATTATTGTAGCTCCACGTCGCGCCGGGCTCGAAATTGACGTCGTCCAGCGCGGCGAGCAGGCGGAACTGATAATCGGGCTCGGCCGCCACGCCGGGGCCGGCGGCGTGAAGGATGAGGTCGAGGCTGTCGCGCATCCCGCTGGTGTGCGCCATCAGCTGGCGGATGGTGATGCGGTCGGCCCAGCCGGGCAGCTCGGGCAGGTGGCGGCGCGGCGTGTCGTCGATCGACAGCCGTCCTTCTTCCGCCAGCAGCATGACCGCGAGCACGGTGAAATGCTTGCTGGTCGACCCGATCCGCATCCGGATCGTGGGCGAAAGCGCCACGGGCAGCTCGACGCTCGCCAAGCCGACGCCGCGGCGATAGGCGGGCCGACCACGATGCGCGACGCCGACGGCGAAGCCGGGCGCGTCGGTGCGGTCATAGGGCCTGAGCAGCGCGTCGAGCGCGGCGGTGTCGATGGTGATGTCGGTCATGCTTGCTCCTTGCCCGCCGCGCGCGCCGCCTCGACCACGCGGAGCAGATTGCCGCTCCACAGCTTTTCGAGATCGGCTTCGGTCAGGCCGCGCGCTGCCAGCCGGTCGGTGACCGCGGGCAGCACCGTGATGTCGTCCATGCCGGGAAAGCCGCCACCGCCGTCCCAGTCCGCACCGATGCCGACATGGTCGATCCCCGCGACGTCGATGACGTGCGCCAACCCCTCGACAAAGCGGTCGAGGGTTGCAGTCCACATCGGCTCGGCCGCGTCCAGCGCGATCCAGTCGCGCGCGAGCGCCGCCTGCGCCGCGGGGTCGAGATCGTAGATGCGGCCGTGCAGTCCGAACAGGCGCGCACGATCGGCGGTCATCCGCATCTCGGACAGGAAGATCGTCGCTAAGCAGACGACGCCGCCCTGCGCCGCGAGCGCGCGCAAGCGGCCATCGTCGATGTTGCGCGGATGGTCGTGGACCGTGCGCGATCCCGAATGCGACAGTGCGATCGGCGCGGCGGACTCGGCGATCAGCTGGTCGAACACGCTGTCGGCGGCGTGGCTGGCGTCGACGACGATGCCGAGTTCGTTGGCGGCGCGCAGCCAGTCGCGGCCGGCGGGGCTCAGGCCGTGCCACATCGCCGCGTCGGTCGAAGAGTCGGCGAGCTGATTGGTGCGCGCATGCACCGGCCCTGCCATCCGCACGCCGCGCGCGTGGAACTCGGCGAGGTGACCGGCGGGGTCGTCGCCCATGAAGTAGCTGTTCTCGATGCTCTTGAAGACGACGCATCGTCCCTCGGCGTGCAGACGCCGCGCATCGTCGGCGGTCAGCGCCAGGCCGATGCGATCGGGATAGGCGGCGAGCATCCTGTCGATCTGATCCGACCGCCGCCACGCCGCCGCCAGCGCGGTCGCATAGCCGGCGGCGTCGAGCGCGCCCTGCTCGGTATAGGTGACGAAGAACCCGCCGGTGAGATTGCCGTCCTCCATCCGCGGCAGGTCGACCTGCGCGACATCGTCGGCGAGCGCGTGGCGATCGCCGAACCGCCATCCGGCGCGCCCGAAATGGACGGGAACGTCGAGATGCGCGTCGAGCGTCAGCAGGCGGCGGTGCAGGTCGTTCATTTCGCCGCCTTGGGCGTGAAGAGAAGATCCTGATAGTCCCAGCTGAAATCGGCGATCGGCGACAGGGGCTTCATCGTCACCCGATCGACCTTGCCCTCCGCATCCAGCGCGAAGGTGACGATCGCGGGCTCGATCGCCGGATCGTCGAAGCGGGTGACGAAGCTGTCATAGCCATGATGCTCCAGCCGCCCCGCCATGCGCGGCGTCGATCGAAAGTCGATGGTGAGCCCAGCCGAACCCGCGCCTATGACGATGTCGCCATACCAGGGATCTGCATAGGTGCCGGCATAGCGCGGCAACGGCAGCGACGGGCCGGCCTTGGCCGTCGCCGCGGGCTTGGCATCGGCCAGGGCCTTCAGCGCGTCGGCGATGCCCTGCTGCTTGTAGGCGCGCCATTTCGCCGGCCAGTCGCCGCGCGGCAGGCCGAGATAATGGTCGAGCAACTCGTGCATCAGTCCGCGGACCAGCTCGCCGTCCTCGCTGTTGATGAGGATCGCGAAGCCGATGTCGCGGCCGGGTACCAGCACCACCGCCGCCTTGAACCCGAACACCGCGCCGCCGTGCCAGACGATCTGCGTGCCGCGATACTCCTCGACGTCCCAGCCGAGCGCGTAGAGCGAGGTCGCGGGCTGCACCGGTGCGAGCGCGGGCGGCAGCGGATCGACCGGCTGGATCACGTGCGGGCGCCAGAGCTCGGCATGCGCCGCCTCGCTCCACAAGCGCTGGCCGTTGGGCATCGCGCCATGGGCAAGCTGGATCGACAGCCAGCGGGCGAGGTCGTTGGCGCTCGACGCCATGCCGCCGGCGGGCGCGGCGCTGCGCGCGAGTTCGTCGCGCTCGTCGAGCAGCAGCTGCGTTCCCGCCCCGCGCAGCCCGCCGTCCAGCCGCGCGTGCGGCATCGCGCGATTGGCAGCGGCGAAGCGCGGCGCGGCGTCGGTCGTCGTCGCCGCCATCCCCGCGGGTGCGAGCAGAAGGCGCGCGACATAATCCTCCCAGCGCTCGCCCGTCACTTCCTCGATCAGCTGGCCAGCGACCATGTAGAGGACGTTGTCATAGGCATAGCCGCTGCGGAAACTGGTCTTGGGCTTGAGGAAGCGTAGCCGCCGCACCGCCTCCGCGCGCGACAGGTTGCTGCGCGGCACGAACAGGAGGTCGCCTTGCCCCAGGCCGAGGCCGCTCCGGTGGACGAGGAGGTCGCGGACGGTGATCTCGCGCGTGACCCACGGGTCGTACATGCGGAACCAGGGGAGGTGGTCGATAACCGGATCGTCCCAGCCGATCTTTCCCGCATCGACCAATGTCGCCAGCGCGGCGGTGGTGAACGCCTTGCCGGTGGAGCCCGTCGCGAACAGCGTGTCGGCGTCGACGGGCTCGGCGCCGCCCAGCCGCCGGGTACCCCAGCCGCGGCTGAGCGTCGTGCGTCCCTTCTCGACGATCGCAATGGCGATGCCGGGCACCCCCGCCTCGCGCCGCAGCGTCTCGACCCGCGCCGCGAAGCCGCGCGGCGGCTCGGCGGCGGCGGGTACGGCGACCAGCAGCGCGACAAGGGCAATCAGCCGCTTCACCGGGCGCAGGCGTCCAGCAGCCGATCGAACGGCGCACCGCCGCGGATCGGGTCGGCGGCGGGCAGGCCGGTGCGCGCCGCAACCGTCTCGATCGCCTCGGCCGCAGCGGCATCATCGAGCCCGGCGGTGTTGAGGCTGATCCCGGCGCAGCAGATCGCCGGGTTGGTGACGCGGCCGAGCGCGATCGTCTGGGCGATCACGTCTTCGACCGACGGGACCGGCTGGCCCGGGTGACCGAGGATCTCGCTGCGGCCGGGGGCGTGACAGACGACAAACGCGTCGGGCTGGCTGCCCTGGAGCAGCCCTAGCGACACCGCGCCATAGGCGGGGTGGAACAGCGATCCCTGCCCCTCGATCACGTCGACATGGTCGGGGGCGGCATCGGGACTGAGGCATTCGGCGGCGCCGGCGATGAAGTCGGCGACCACGGCATCGATTGGAATGCCGCTGCCGGCGATCATGATCCCCGTCTGCCCGCTCGCGCGGAAGGTCGCGTCGATCCCGCGTGCCGACAGCCCGCGCGCGATCGACAGCGCGGTGTATTTCTTACCCAGCGCGCAATCGGTGCCGACGGTCAGGATGCGCTTGCCCGTCCGCTTGCGCCCGCTCGCGACGGGCAGATCGGTGGGCGGCACGCGCACGTCGATCAGCCGCCGACCGTGCTCCGCGGCGAGTTCGGCAAGCCCCGGCAGATCGGCGAGCCTGGAGTGCATCCCCGACACGAGGTCGAGGCCGCTGCGCAGAGCCTCCTGAAGCACCGCGACCCACGCATCGGGGATCACGCCGCCGCGATTGGCGATGCCGATGACGAGGCCGCGCGCGCCCAGCGCCGCCGCCTCGCCGACGCCCACGCGCGGCAGGCCGGTGGTCACCGTCGCCTGCGGCAGCGCCACTTCGCCGACGCAGCGCTCGGGCGCCCAGTCGCGCAGGCCGAACGCGGTCTTGGCAT
This is a stretch of genomic DNA from Sphingomonas sp. Y38-1Y. It encodes these proteins:
- a CDS encoding MFS transporter; translated protein: MTTAGYPSPGRALGGILFLSLLGFVLTTDITLTALLSEPMKRDLGLSDLQVALLQGTAYGLALGFASLPAGRLIDRSSRRRLLGFGLVAWAAALVAIGAARDFPMLIVGRMLLGLVAALVVPAAFSMAADLYPPERRSVSTSLLVVGQALGQGCGVLAGGLAFDMLTRMAAAGEIATAPWRVLYFAAAVIGAILLALLALVREPARQERRELAPDLRAAAGELWAYRRFLVPLLLGLLFAQVTIQAASIWSSPLLIRRGLTPGAFAGWLGAILLAGGIAGALAGGWLAELGRRRSGRGGVLIPAAVMALAVAPASLFPLVGPLTGFGALLALHIFAGAVVATIGVIAVTMVIPNEIRGLALGVNTFAAAVFGAAGAPAIVALLSRALGGEAMLASAFAGICVPAAIASALCLLIAARADASVEA
- a CDS encoding serine hydrolase domain-containing protein — its product is MTDITIDTAALDALLRPYDRTDAPGFAVGVAHRGRPAYRRGVGLASVELPVALSPTIRMRIGSTSKHFTVLAVMLLAEEGRLSIDDTPRRHLPELPGWADRITIRQLMAHTSGMRDSLDLILHAAGPGVAAEPDYQFRLLAALDDVNFEPGATWSYNNGGYVLLAEIAARVSGTAFADLLRERIFAPIGMNDTLLRALDTDLVPNSATLHVPVPGGGWRRGVFGVPIGGEGGIVSTVDDMLRWLAHMSAPRVGSAETWATMRTPVTTHGYGLALTTDTRRGLTTLHHAGAVVGGSCQMMKVLDHELDIIVMSNGIGGLDLHRLVDDIIDRCIPDLPPVEADHPAEVVTGIYYSRESGRRIALEAVDDKQAIRIDGMTLPARRDADGRLSVPLVPTDMRVTPESGGGALTLAEYGASERLVRVDAPAEPDWAAITGRFVNASAEMSVSVERSEEDATLRLAGPLGAMDYRLRAIGSDLWEARAAGTLSLALLVEVDGKGLRVTTGRTHRLRFARAAG
- a CDS encoding dipeptidase, which translates into the protein MNDLHRRLLTLDAHLDVPVHFGRAGWRFGDRHALADDVAQVDLPRMEDGNLTGGFFVTYTEQGALDAAGYATALAAAWRRSDQIDRMLAAYPDRIGLALTADDARRLHAEGRCVVFKSIENSYFMGDDPAGHLAEFHARGVRMAGPVHARTNQLADSSTDAAMWHGLSPAGRDWLRAANELGIVVDASHAADSVFDQLIAESAAPIALSHSGSRTVHDHPRNIDDGRLRALAAQGGVVCLATIFLSEMRMTADRARLFGLHGRIYDLDPAAQAALARDWIALDAAEPMWTATLDRFVEGLAHVIDVAGIDHVGIGADWDGGGGFPGMDDITVLPAVTDRLAARGLTEADLEKLWSGNLLRVVEAARAAGKEQA
- a CDS encoding serine hydrolase → MKRLIALVALLVAVPAAAEPPRGFAARVETLRREAGVPGIAIAIVEKGRTTLSRGWGTRRLGGAEPVDADTLFATGSTGKAFTTAALATLVDAGKIGWDDPVIDHLPWFRMYDPWVTREITVRDLLVHRSGLGLGQGDLLFVPRSNLSRAEAVRRLRFLKPKTSFRSGYAYDNVLYMVAGQLIEEVTGERWEDYVARLLLAPAGMAATTTDAAPRFAAANRAMPHARLDGGLRGAGTQLLLDERDELARSAAPAGGMASSANDLARWLSIQLAHGAMPNGQRLWSEAAHAELWRPHVIQPVDPLPPALAPVQPATSLYALGWDVEEYRGTQIVWHGGAVFGFKAAVVLVPGRDIGFAILINSEDGELVRGLMHELLDHYLGLPRGDWPAKWRAYKQQGIADALKALADAKPAATAKAGPSLPLPRYAGTYADPWYGDIVIGAGSAGLTIDFRSTPRMAGRLEHHGYDSFVTRFDDPAIEPAIVTFALDAEGKVDRVTMKPLSPIADFSWDYQDLLFTPKAAK
- a CDS encoding DUF1611 domain-containing protein, with protein sequence MASAPSAAPPGLSLPPRYLVFLGDVTEPGYAKTAFGLRDWAPERCVGEVALPQATVTTGLPRVGVGEAAALGARGLVIGIANRGGVIPDAWVAVLQEALRSGLDLVSGMHSRLADLPGLAELAAEHGRRLIDVRVPPTDLPVASGRKRTGKRILTVGTDCALGKKYTALSIARGLSARGIDATFRASGQTGIMIAGSGIPIDAVVADFIAGAAECLSPDAAPDHVDVIEGQGSLFHPAYGAVSLGLLQGSQPDAFVVCHAPGRSEILGHPGQPVPSVEDVIAQTIALGRVTNPAICCAGISLNTAGLDDAAAAEAIETVAARTGLPAADPIRGGAPFDRLLDACAR